DNA from Homo sapiens chromosome 1, GRCh38.p14 Primary Assembly:
tgctgtatctgTCCAGTTACCAAGTCCCAGCTTCTACTCCATGCTCCCCATGctctcttcctattttattttccatgactGCCTCGGTATAACTTGTGCTCAACCAAACTGGACTACTCAATtccctgcattttcttttttaaagtttaatcaaaaaaaaaaagaaaactggctgggcacagtggcttctgCCCACAATCTCGgtgctttgggaaactgaggcaggaggattgcttaaggccaagagttcaagaccagcctgggtaacatagcaagacctccatctccacaaaaaaatttaaaaattgactgagtgtgatggtgtgcacctagtcccagctgcttgggaggctgaggcaggagaattgcttgagcccaggagttccaggttatgatgagctatgactgtgccaccgcactccagccagggtaacagagtgggactgtctcaaaaaacaaaacaaaatccctaATATAATCTCAGTGTGCCTTTTAagtatgccatatatatatatatatatatatatatatatatatatatatcacattttctttatccactcattgattttCATGTAGTTCTAATCGTAGAATTCATACATTCTTTCTATCTTCCATCTTTCACATAACATCACAAACATTTTCTAGGTTGCCATATTGTCTTCATAGTTacttaaataatattccatcaagTAGCACAATCATTTATTTCACTAGTCCTCTAACTgtagacattttggttgtttttgaaACTTAATAATGTAAATAACACCGTGATAACAATGTTTATGTAAATTCATATTTTGGATTATCTCCTTAGGGTGGATTCCCAGAAGTCACATTAGTAGGTCAAAGAGTATGAGCCTATTTTCAAGGCTCTTGTTTTATTACCTTTTAATTTCCACTTGCCTCAATATTGCTGGTTTGCTCCCTTATGATCACCAGAGTTACTCCGTCGGTCCAAATTCTTTACCTTCCGAAACTGGGAAGGCCATGACTcaatgttatatatatagtaaaGGCTACTATAACCTTCCCCAGAATTTTCCAAGCCAGTGGTCTCTAAAGTGACCTTTGGCTGTTAAAATCTGAATTCAGAGGGTTCATGAGACTCAGTGTTGTTGTAGAATTTAAGCTCCTTAATTTGCCACGTTGTTTAGACACCACTTAATACTTTATTGCAAATGACTTGTCAACGCCTCTCACCTACAAACTTCATCCTCCTACAAATATACCTCCTGCTAATCAAATGAGGCTACAGTTGAGTCTTTAAGTTTCAGTAGAAAGATGGCCCTTCCTCTGGGGTAGGCGCATGCTCTTCATGCTGAAGCTCAGCTGAAAAGCCTCCTGCTGAGTTTTCTGCCTCTTTCCCTCCCACTGCACACACCCCAGGGTGTTGGCGCCACTTCAAAGGGAGCCTGTGGATGAAGAAAACACAGGTAAAGGCAGAGGGCTCATAAGGGggccataaatttaaaaagttaagattCCTGGCACTATCAACTCTCACTTGTTTTCAAATATGCATATGGAGTGGATATTCCAGTTTTCATGtctgtgttgttgtttttaaaaaaagaccttTCAAAGAACTGTGCATTTTTTACAGGCTGACAGGCTGTGTTTGGTGTTAAACTGTCAGGGCTGACTGGTCACTTGGAAAGGGCAAGGGCTGAGGTGCATGCAAGTGTCGGCTGGTTACTCACAGACACAGCAGCCCCTTTTACCCCGGAGAGAGTTCTGTTTGCTGGAGCCCTTATTCTGGCCAGCAGTGTCACAAATGCACACTGTAAGACATAGACAGTCttggaaagaaagggaaactgGCTTTAAAAATTCTTACTCCTTCTAGCAAAGCAATTCATCTTTGGCTATAAAGAATAacacagccaggtgcggtggctcatgcttgtaatcccagcactttgggaggtcaaggtgggcagatcacttgagtctaggagttcaagaccagcctgggaaacatggtgaaaccccacctctaccaaaaaaaaaaaaaagaaagaaagaaaagattagccaggtttggtggtacgtgcctgtagtcccaggtactcgggaagctgaggtgggaggatcgcttgagcctggagggcggaggttgcagtgagccgagatcatgccactgcactccagcctgggcaacagagtgacaccctgtatcaaaaaaaaaaaaaaaaaagaacagtaacaCATTATTAGAAATGAGCattctgaggccaggcacggtggctcatgcctataatcgcagcactttgggaggccgaggcgggtggatcacaaggtcaggagatcgagaccatcctggctaacacggtgaaaccccgtctttactaaaaacacaaaaaattagccgggtgcagtggcgggtgcctatagtcccagctactcaggaggctgaggcaggagaatggcgtgaacccctgggaggcggagcttgcagtgagccgagatagtgccactgcactccagcctgggcgaaagagcgagactccatctcaaaaaaaaaaaaaaaaagaaagaaacgagCATTCTGAAATAGTCTTCCATATGATGCTTTTGACAATTCAGCAGGAAAATAAAGGATGTAAGAAATGAATGCATATGTTAGGCCTCTTGTTGACCTGTGGACTAAATTGTTTCTCCCTGCAGAGATCAGCAAGGACAACTCCTGCAAAGAAAACTGTACTTGTTCCTCCTGCTTGCTCCGGGCCCCCACCATAAGTGACTTGCTCAATGATCAGGACTTACTAGACGTGATCAGGATAAAGCTGGATCCGTGTCACCCAACGGTGAAAAACTGGAGGAATTTTGCAAGCAAATGGGGGATGTCCTATGACGAATTGTGCTTCCTGGAGCAGAGGCCACAGAGCCCCACCTTGGAGTTCTTGCTCCGGAACAGTCAGAGGACGGTGGGCCAGCTGATGGAGCTCTGCAGGCTCTACCACAGGGCCGACGTGGAGAAGGTTCTGCGCAGGTGGGTGGACGAGGAGTGGCCCAAGCGGGAGCGTGGAGACCCCTCCAGGCACTTCTAGagctcttcttcttccttcattgGCCTCTCCGGATGTTGAAACAACCACAGGTCAAGAAGGAATGTGAATCTGTTGTTTTATAAGAGTTTAGGACAAGGACGTGGAACAGTGGACACTGGTTTTCCCCAAAGCTGGCAGTTTTGTGGAGGGGTAGCTTGTTTCGGTGGTGGATCTCTGTTTATTTTTGCACATCTGttataatttaatattcaaatctggaattaagaaaacatattttctagtATCCTCTAAGGGCCAAAGTCCTACAATCGGAATGGATTCATGCCACGTTGAAGATAAAATTATCCTCTCTCTGAAATACGGTAAAGATTTAAATAGGTCCTGAGACTGTTGATAGCCCCAGACATACCCACAGCATTATATGTAACATCTCTCCTGATCAGTGCCATTCCCACGGTTTCAAAGAAAACAGCTACAAGGAATGCTTACCTGAGTGTCTGCAGCACCCTCCACTTCTCTCCTAGGCAATGAGACCCAGTGGCTAGAAATTCACCATGTCTATTCTCAAGATCCATGCCAGGGAGCTCTTTGACTCTCGTGGGAATCCCACTGTTGAGGTTGATCTCTTCACCTCAGAAGGTCTCTTCAGAGCTGCTGTGCCCAGTGGTGCTTCAACTGGTATCTATGAGGTCCTAGAGCTCCAGGACAATGATAAGACTCGCTATATGGGGAAGGGTGTCTCAAAGCCTGTTGAGCCCATCAATAAAACTATTGCACCTGTCCTGGTTAGCAAGAAACTGAACGTCACAGAACAAGAGAAGATTGACAAACTTATGATAGAGATGGatggaacagaaaataaatctaaatttGGTGCAAATGCCATTCTGGGAGTGTCCCTCGCTGCCTGCAAAGCTAGTGCTGTTGAGAAGGGGGTTCCCCTGTACCACCACATCGCCGACTTGTCTGGCAACTCCAAAGTCATCTTGCCAGTCCCGGTGTTCAATGTCATCAATGGCAGTTCTCATGCTGTCACCAAGCTGGCCATGCAGGAGTTCATGGTCCTCCCAGTCGGTGCAGCAAACTTCAGGGAAGCCATGCCCATTGGAGCGGAGGTTTACCACAGCCTGAAGAATGTCATCAAGGAGAAATATGGGAAAGATGCCACCGGTGTGGGGGATGGAGGCGCGTTTGCTCCCAACATCCTGGAGAATAAAGAAGGCCTGGAGCTGCTGAAGACTGCGATTGGGAAAGCTGGCTACACTGATAAGGTGATCGTCAGCATGGACGTAGAGGCCTCCGAGTTCTTCAGGTCTGGAAAGTATGACCTGGAATTCAAGTTTCTCGACGACCCCACCAGGTACATCTCACCTGACTGTCTGGCTGACCTGTACAAGTCCTTCATCAAAAACTACCCAGTGGTGTCTACTGAAGATCCCTTTGACCAGGATGACTGGGGAGCTTGGCAGAAGTTCACGGCCAGTGCAGGAATCCAGGTAGTGGAGGATGATCTCAGAGTGACCAACCCAAAGAGGACAGCCTCGGCCGTGAATGAGAAGAAGTGCAACTGCCTCCTGCTCAAAGTGAACCAGATTCGCTCTGTGACTGAGTCCCTTCAGGCGTGCAAGCTGGCCCAGGCCAATGGTTGGTGTGTCATGGTGCCTCATCATTCTGGGGAGACTGAAAATACCTTCATCACTGACCTGGTGGTGGGGCTGTGACCTGGGCAGCTCAAGACTGGTGCCCCTTGCTGATCTGAGCGCTTGGCCAAGTACAACCAGCTCCTCAGAATTGAAGAGGAGCTGGGCAGCAAGGCTAAGTTTGCCGGCAGGAACTTCAGAAACCCCCCAGCCAAGTAAGCTGTGGGCAGGCAAGCCCTTCAGTCACCTGGTGGCTAATTAGACCCCTCCCCTTGTGTCAACTCCGGCAGCTCAAGACCCCCGAGCAACATTTGTAGGGGCCGCTGCTAGTTAGCTACCCTTGCCCACCGCCGTGGAGTTCGCACCTCTTCCTTAGAACTTCTACAgaagcaggttgcagtgagccgagattgcgccactgcacaccagtctggagacagagtgagagtccgtcccagaaaaaaaaaaaaaaaaaaagaacttctacAGAAGCCAAGCTCCCTGGAGCCCTGTTGGCAGCTCTAGCCTTGCAGTCATGTAATTGGCCCAAATCACCGGAGCCACGTGACCCTCCAGTGTCATCTCCGGGGTGGCCACAGGCAAGATC
Protein-coding regions in this window:
- the EDARADD gene encoding ectodysplasin-A receptor-associated adapter protein isoform A (isoform A is encoded by transcript variant A) is translated as MGLRTTKQMGRGTKAPGHQEDHMVKEPVEDTDPSTLSFNMSDKYPIQDTELPKAEECDTITLNCPRNSDMKNQGEENGFPDSTGDPLPEISKDNSCKENCTCSSCLLRAPTISDLLNDQDLLDVIRIKLDPCHPTVKNWRNFASKWGMSYDELCFLEQRPQSPTLEFLLRNSQRTVGQLMELCRLYHRADVEKVLRRWVDEEWPKRERGDPSRHF
- the EDARADD gene encoding ectodysplasin-A receptor-associated adapter protein isoform C (isoform C is encoded by transcript variant C) — encoded protein: MVKEPVEDTDPSTLSFNMSDKYPIQDTELPKAEECDTITLNCPRNSDMKNQGEENGFPDSTGDPLPEISKDNSCKENCTCSSCLLRAPTISDLLNDQDLLDVIRIKLDPCHPTVKNWRNFASKWGMSYDELCFLEQRPQSPTLEFLLRNSQRTVGQLMELCRLYHRADVEKVLRRWVDEEWPKRERGDPSRHF
- the EDARADD gene encoding ectodysplasin-A receptor-associated adapter protein isoform B (isoform B is encoded by transcript variant B), which codes for MASPDDPLRADHMVKEPVEDTDPSTLSFNMSDKYPIQDTELPKAEECDTITLNCPRNSDMKNQGEENGFPDSTGDPLPEISKDNSCKENCTCSSCLLRAPTISDLLNDQDLLDVIRIKLDPCHPTVKNWRNFASKWGMSYDELCFLEQRPQSPTLEFLLRNSQRTVGQLMELCRLYHRADVEKVLRRWVDEEWPKRERGDPSRHF